The Deltaproteobacteria bacterium genome contains the following window.
ATATTCAATGTAGGACGCGGGTCCGTTTGAGTCAGCGCGAAAATCGGAAAGAATATCCATGGTCGGTTCATCAGGCGAGGTTTTTCCCGAAAATTGAAACTGCACCGCCTTGATAAGAGTATCCATCATTTGTTTTGATGTAAAATCACTGGCAAAATCTCCGCCGGCCGGTCCACCCATTCCGTCACAGAGAAGGTAGATGCCGAAACGATCGTTTGCCAAAAACACATCCTCATTGTTGGGGCGATCACCTAAATTGCTTAAACCACAACTTTTTAATTCCAATCCAAATGTGCGTTTTTCCTTAGCCATAAGCCGGGCATTAGTGGAGAAAAGGATCCAAGGTTACCTCATCGGCGGCAACCTCGGACAGACACGATGAAGCATCCATGAGAGAAACATTTTCCTGTCCATATTTTTCACACCATTGTTGCATCCACGGTTCCCATTGAGGACATTCGTCGTCGAGGAGAAATGCTCGAAGCATCGGCTTTTGAGAGATGGGATCAACGGTCTTGGTGGCCAACAAGACGGCGGAAAGCGGAAAAACAAGCGAGAAAGTTGTTCCCTGTCCCGAAGCGCTTGAAACGCCAATCGAACCTCCGTGGGCTTCCACAGTCTGTTTGCAAAAGGAAAGGCCAAGACCCGTGCCATCTTTTTTGCCGTGCGTGAATTTCTTGTCGAAAATTTTGTGAAGATGTTTCTTTGCAATTCCTTTTCCGCTGTCGGTCACGTCAATCCAAACGGCGTGTTCATTGTGCAAGAGGGAAATCATGATGGTACCCAAGGGTTTTTCAATGGCTTGCATGGCATTGATGCAAAGATTGGTCAAAACACGTCCCACTTTTGATTCGTCAAAAATTCCGACAAGATGTTCCGGTCCCGCGTAATGAAATTCGATACCACGTTGCGCGGCCTGCGGTGATAGTTCGGCAATCGTTCTTTTGACAATATCCGCAAAATCGTTTCCTTTATAGTTGAGTTCGCTGGCTCGCGCATAATCTCTAAGGTGCATGATGAGTTCCAAAATTTTATCAAAAGATTCCTGCGCAATTTTACGGCAATCTTTACCCGATGAAGCGTATTCCGCCTTGGGTTCGGA
Protein-coding sequences here:
- a CDS encoding HAMP domain-containing histidine kinase, which codes for MVKKKTYSLKHFQSGRCFTVTAGNFDEAVNRTFDEDLLHWKCEAVEEVKGDFVCKLCGYPIDCEDSFITKTGKTPAKSSLVHCWCPICIDCDIYLGMGEERYEARPPDKPWYNGSYGGSYYCLKDAFKHGLVDNNPVLQKSQVSHPAEKRLKEWTEVVDQAVHDLKGALSFLGLYVNMFSEPKAEYASSGKDCRKIAQESFDKILELIMHLRDYARASELNYKGNDFADIVKRTIAELSPQAAQRGIEFHYAGPEHLVGIFDESKVGRVLTNLCINAMQAIEKPLGTIMISLLHNEHAVWIDVTDSGKGIAKKHLHKIFDKKFTHGKKDGTGLGLSFCKQTVEAHGGSIGVSSASGQGTTFSLVFPLSAVLLATKTVDPISQKPMLRAFLLDDECPQWEPWMQQWCEKYGQENVSLMDASSCLSEVAADEVTLDPFLH